One segment of Alnus glutinosa chromosome 2, dhAlnGlut1.1, whole genome shotgun sequence DNA contains the following:
- the LOC133859190 gene encoding stemmadenine O-acetyltransferase-like — MQVRIISRETIKPSSPTPSHLKTLKFSLFDQIAPKSYIPTILFYPTTDGILKQAQISSQLKKSLSEALTRFYPLSGREKDQFSIQCNDEGASYSEALVDYNMSDFLDPPKIDLLNQLLPCQPWVACQDRASAVCLAIQVNVFNCGGIAIGVCVLHTVADGITVSSFLKSWATIARGRLANDQQLFCPDFTTASTLFPPRDLRSLTCSNRFMVAWHKEAISVTRRFVFDANAIANLKAKAEGEYLSNPTRYEALTALMWKCLISASMKISGLPRPFLLEHAVDIRRRMGQPLSADSMGNVIIVANAVYDPAETNIILRDLATIVRQSIDEVNGDFMRSLRGDEGFFLVSGYAEMIAEMLENEEPVSLGFTNWCNFGFNEIDFGWGKPLWVGASGGVNISFVNRILFKDMECGKGTEAWVTLEEKEMAVFENDPELLAFAFPNPSVSRP; from the coding sequence aTGCAAGTTCGTATCATTTCAAGAGAAACCATCAAGCCCTCATCACCAACGCCCTCTCACCTCAAAACGTTAAAATTCTCCCTCTTCGACCAGATTGCTCCCAAAAGCTATATTCCAACAATCTTGTTTTACCCTACAACTGATGGCATTCTCAAACAAGCTCAAATATCAAGCCAGCTGAAGAAATCACTCTCGGAAGCTCTAACACGCTTTTACCCTTTGTCAGGAAGGGAAAAGGATCAGTTCTCTATCCAATGTAATGACGAGGGAGCCTCATATTCAGAAGCCCTTGTCGACTATAATATGTCTGACTTCCTCGATCCACCCAAAATAGACTTACTGAACCAATTGCTTCCATGCCAGCCTTGGGTGGCTTGCCAAGACCGTGCTTCAGCGGTCTGCCTGGCTATTCAAGTTAATGTTTTCAATTGCGGTGGAATAGCCATTGGTGTTTGCGTGCTTCACACCGTCGCTGACGGAATCACAGTGAGTTCATTCCTTAAAAGTTGGGCGACCATCGCACGTGGACGTCTGGCTAATGACCAGCAACTATTTTGCCCCGACTTCACCACTGCATCGACGCTCTTTCCTCCAAGAGATCTGAGGTCGTTGACTTGTTCAAATCGATTCATGGTCGCTTGGCATAAAGAAGCAATATCCGTCACAAGGAGATTTGTGTTTGATGCCAATGCGATAGCCAACCTGAAGGCCAAAGCAGAAGGCGAATACTTGTCTAACCCTACGCGCTACGAAGCATTGACTGCACTTATGTGGAAATGTTTGATTAGTGCCTCTATGAAGATATCGGGTTTGCCAAGGCCGTTCTTGTTAGAGCATGCAGTGGACATTAGAAGGCGAATGGGGCAACCCTTGTCAGCTGATTCCATGGGAAACGTGATAATAGTAGCCAACGCAGTGTATGACCCAGCTGAGACAAATATTATCCTACGGGACTTGGCGACCATAGTAAGGCAATCCATCGACGAAGTCAATGGAGATTTTATGAGAAGTTTACGGGGTGATGAAGGGTTTTTCCTGGTTAGTGGTTACGCGGAAATGATAGCGGAAATGCTTGAAAATGAAGAGCCCGTATCACTTGGGTTTACAAATTGGTGTAATTTTGGTTTCAACGAGATTGATTTTGGATGGGGGAAGCCACTTTGGGTTGGTGCTTCTGGGGGAGTCAACATATCCTTTGTCAATCGTATTCTTTTTAAGGATATGGAATGTGGTAAGGGCACAGAGGCATGGGTGACTTTAGAGGAAAAGGAAATGGCTGTGTTTGAAAACGATCCAGAGCTGCTTGCTTTCGCTTTTCCGAATCCAAGTGTTTCTCGCCCATAA
- the LOC133860489 gene encoding uncharacterized protein LOC133860489: MLLMESDSDEELEIIANLAMEEEILTSHGRPKKRRTFIRRDRLQAGEDLFRYYFAEPPIYPRKYFRRRFRMSRDLFCRIQYAVEAKDPYFVQKRDASQRLGLTSLQNITAAFRMLTYDVTADFMDEYLKIRETTVVKSIKRFVQAIISIFSEQYLSSPNNEDIARLLAEGKNRGFPGMLGSIDCMHWKWKNCPTSWQGMYSGHCHEPTIILEAVASYDLWIWHAFFGLPGSHNDINVLERSFIFSDLAQGRAPPVNYTVNGHNYNMGYYLADGIYPQWATFVKTISSPQGNKRKHFAAAQEYVDLHDLQ, from the coding sequence ATGCTTCTTATGGAGTCAGACTCTGATGAAGAGTTGGAGATAATTGCAAATCTTgctatggaagaagaaataTTAACATCACATGGTCGTCCTAAAAAACGTCGCACATTCATCCGGCGTGACCGCTTGCAAGCTGGGGAAGATCTTTTTCGGTACTACTTTGCTGAACCACCAATATATCCTCGCAAATATTTTCGAAGGAGATTTCGAATGAGTCGTGATCTTTTTTGCCGTATTCAATATGCGGTTGAAGCCAAAGATCCATATTTTGTCCAAAAAAGAGATGCTTCCCAAAGGCTTGGTCTTACTTCCCTTCAAAATATTACCGCCGCATTTAGGATGCTTACATATGATGTTACAGCTGACTTTATGGACGAATACTTGAAGATTAGAGAAACCACTGTCGTTAAGAGTAttaaaaggtttgttcaagcaataatttcaattttttcagaaCAATACTTAAGTTCACCCAACAATGAAGACATCGCTAGATTGCTAGCAGAAGGCAAAAACCGTGGATTTCCAGGCATGTTGGGGAGCATTGATTGCATGCACTGGAAATGGAAAAACTGCCCAACTTCATGGCAAGGTATGTATTCTGGTCATTGTCACGAACCAACTATTATTTTGGAAGCAGTGGCTTCATATGATCTTTGGATATGGCACGCTTTTTTTGGTTTACCTGGATCTCATAATGATATAAACGTATTGGAAAGGTCATTTATATTTTCTGACCTCGCTCAAGGGCGTGCTCCTCCTGTTAACTACACCGTTAATGGTCATAACTATAATATGGGATACTACCTTGCTGATGGCATATATCCACAGTGGGCGACATTTGTGAAAACAATTTCATCTCCAcaaggaaataagagaaaacacttTGCTGCAGCCCAAGAGTACGTGGACCTGCACGATTTGCAATAG